One stretch of Pomacea canaliculata isolate SZHN2017 linkage group LG11, ASM307304v1, whole genome shotgun sequence DNA includes these proteins:
- the LOC112575457 gene encoding cytosolic phospholipase A2-like has translation MLRPVRGRDQKGFDPFQIFEVSHRPCTYLSIKVLRGRNITKGWAQDLVDTPDPYLTLFINTAPNGWHQTTVKDNDVNPIWNETFTFLLDTEVQNELEISLMDSNYTVDEHLCTRNIPLDPLPFDNKKKMTIKFNETSEVDIEMWAELESDTQLRYSLALCDEEKKFIDTRKRKIFDAMKEILKVNAPRNLREVPIIGVMGSGGGFRALTGLSGVMSALVETRILDMVTYVAGLSGSAWYLSHLYSHPDWPQKTPKDLQEELRKNIDSSPFWLLGPQSMYRYIRRILEKRRHGQPVSFTDFFGHLVGETLLQGRLDSKLSDQQAKIQDGNIPMPLYTCLHVKKHLSAMIFHEWVEFSPFEIGMPKYGTFMKPELFGSKFFMGQVAKSHQEHPLHFLQGIWGSAFCIQFKSLLQNDKHLDTLELIRREREELEKELLKEIDNQDDEDSESSEEECKAESEAVKPVPTRTRSIRRKPSKTEHHKKQTFWNGMLTRLFDSSFMQTIEGRAAMVHNFMRGLSLNDMYPFSPFSQIEDEPPTSPKETFRKIFEKHPTSLKRMYVVDGGLSFNSPYPLLLRPQRHVDLILSFDFSARPSDSTPPFKELLLAEKWARLNRVPFPPIDPTIVDREGLKECYVFKDSRDPHCPVVMHFVLINITFRDQKKPDVPRTTAEEKEFADFDLFDDPERPYSTFNFRYTHKSFDRLAQLTEFNTQLFKEQVLLQIRNCIRARRRHSIRRPCSVKDIKRLSLKDKKTEEALEAYIRSIDEEVQPLSQ, from the exons ATGCTTCGGCCAGTTCGGGGTAGGGATCAGAAAGG ATTTGATCCCTTTCAGATATTTGAG GTCTCCCACAGACCCTGCACTTATCTGTCTATAAAAGTTCTTCGAGGCAGGAACATCACAAAAGGATGGGCACAAGATTTAG TGGACACACCAGACCCATACCTGACGTTGTTCATCAACACAGCTCCAAATGGATGGCACCAGACGACAGTAAAAGACAATGATGTAAACCCCATATGGAATGAAACCTTCACATTCCTCCTGGACACAGAGGTCCAGAATGAACTAG aaatttctCTGATGGATTCCAACTACACAGTGGATGAGCATCTGTGCACACGGAACATCCCTCTAGACCCTCTCCCTTTtgacaacaagaagaaaatgaccATAAAGTTCAATGAG acATCCGAGGTAGATATTGAAATGTGGGCAGAACTGGA GAGTGACACTCAGCTACGTTATAGCCTTGCCCTGTGtgatgaagagaaaaagttcATTGACACCAGAAAGCGAAAGATTTTTGATGCTatgaaggaaattttaaaagtaaatgcaCCAAGGAATCTACGAGAG GTGCCTATCATTGGTGTTATGGGGTCAGGAGGGGGCTTTCGTGCCTTGACAGGACTTAGTGGGGTCATGAGTGCCCTGGTTGAGACAAGAATCTTGGACATGGTCACTTATGTAGCTGGCCTTTCCGGATCTGCTTG gtatctATCACACCTTTACTCACACCCTGACTGGCCCCAGAAAACTCCAAAAGACTTACAGGAAGAGCTCAGAAAGAACATAGATTCAAGTCCTTTCTGGCTTTTGGGGCCACAAAGTATGTACCGATATATCCGTCGAATTCTGGAAAAACGTCGTCATGGGCAACCAGTTTCTTTCACAGACTTCTTTGGACATCTTGTTGGAGAAACTCTTCTTCAAGGG AGGCTGGATAGCAAGCTATCTGATCAACAGGCAAAAATTCAAGATGGCAACATTCCGATGCCCCTTTACACTTGTCTTCATGTGAAAAAACATCTTTCTGCAATGATTTTCCATG AATGGGTGGAGTTCTCCCCCTTTGAAATTGGAATGCCAAAGTATGGTACTTTCATGAAACCAGAGCTGTTTGGCAGCAAGTTCTTCATGGGACAAGTAGCCAAAAGCCACCAAGAGCATCCCTTGCACTTTCTCCAAG GAATATGGGGGAGTGCTTTCTGCATCCAGTTTAAATCCCTGCTTCAAAATGACAAGCACTTGGATACATTGGAGCTTATAAGAAGGGAGCGAGAGGAACTTG AAAAAGAGTTGCTGAAAGAAATTGATAACCAAGATGATGAGGACAGTGAATCCAGTGAAGAAGAATGTAAGGCAGAAAGTGAAGCTGTGAAACCAGTCCCAACTCGTACTCGGTCTATCCGCCGAAAACCATCCAAGACAGAGCACCACAAGAAACAGACATTCTGGAATGGCATGCTGACACGTTTATTTGATAGTTCCTTCATGCAGACAATTGAAGGACGAGCAGCTATGGTGCACAACTTCATGCGTGGTTTGTCACTCAATGATATGtatcctttctctcctttttctcaaATTGAAGACGAGCCACCGACATCCCCAAAGG AAACCTTCAGaaaaatttttgaaaagcaCCCAACAAGTTTGAAACGAATGTACGTGGTGGATGGAGGCCTGTCCTTCAATTCCCCATACCCTCTTCTGCTGCGGCCTCAACGGCATGTTGATTTGATCCTGTCTTTTGACTTCAGTGCCCGTCCATCAGATTCTACTCCTCCTTTCAAA gAACTTTTATTAGCAGAAAAATGGGCTCGACTGAACCGTGTGCCATTTCCACCCATTGACCCAACAATTGTGGACCGGGAAGGCTTGAAAGAGTGCTATGTTTTCAAAGATTCCAGAGATCCGCACTGCCCTGTTGTCATGCATTTTGTTCTTATCAACATTACCTTCAGAGACCAGAAGAAAccag ATGTACCCCGCACTactgcagaagaaaaagaatttgcGGACTTCGACTTATTTGACGATCCAGAACGGCCATATTCCACATTTAACTTTCgttacacacacaaatcattTGACAGACTGGCACAGTTAACAGAGTTCAACACACAACTATTCAAAGAGCAAGTCCTCTTGCAGATCAGAAACTGTATTCGGGCCCGTCGACGCCATAGTATTCGTCGACCTTGCAGTGTAAAGGACATTAAGAGACTTagtttgaaagataaaaagacagaagaggCCCTGGAAGCTTACATTAGGTCTATAGATGAGGAGGTGCAGCCTTTGTCACAATAA